Proteins from one Oryza sativa Japonica Group chromosome 12, ASM3414082v1 genomic window:
- the LOC4352168 gene encoding uncharacterized protein, whose amino-acid sequence MMVASPVKVAVVAAVCVVLVVLSSSPAPAAAQMICSKCDQYCNSSCAGGMGGCSGACTDPASSSCTSCKQAYYYKCMNYCGSYCRSNCVNS is encoded by the coding sequence ATGATGGTGGCCTCCCCTGTGAAggtggccgtcgtcgccgccgtgtgcGTCGTGCTGGTCGTGCTGTCTtcttccccggcgccggcggcggcgcagatgaTCTGCAGCAAGTGTGACCAGTACTGCAACTCGTCGTGCGCCGGTGGGATGGGTGGCTGCAGCGGCGCCTGCACTGACCCAGCGTCCTCCTCATGCACGAGCTGCAAGCAGGCCTACTACTACAAGTGCATGAACTACTGCGGCTCCTACTGCCGCTCCAACTGCGTCAACAGCTGA